The nucleotide sequence TGGTCCGCCACTGATGCGGTCCCTGGGCGCTTGGCTGTCCGTCTCATCTGTGCTACAATTGCACTTACGGCCCCGAGCCGTGCCGTCCCCATGGCCTTGACCGGTTCTCAGCAACAGGATGGATGACGATGGGTGTGACCTGCCTGCGCCGCCTGGCGTGCCTTGCTCTGTGCCTGCTGGCCGTGGCGCCCGCCGCCCTGGCCGCCACCGCGATCCCCACCGACGCGAAGGGCCTGCCCCTCTGGGTGCCCGCCGTCTGGACCGACTTCCCTGTGGAGATCAGCCTGCCGAACGCCGAGGCCGCCCGCGCCCTGCTGGACGCGGTGCCCCTGGCCGCCTTCCAGCGCGAAGACCTGCGGCCCGTCGGCGACACGCCCTACTCCACCGCGCTGCTGCTGCGCACCCGCGTCACCGAGGACGAGTTCGCCGCGCTCGAAGCCGCGGGTGTCCAGCCGCTGCGCGTGCGCGACACGGAGCGCGAGGTACAGGATGCCATCGAGGCCACCTGGGCCGCCCAGCAGGCGCGCGGCGGCGAGGATGCGCGCGTCGGCACGCGCGGCGTCTACCACACCTTCGCGCAGATCGAGCAGATCCTGCAGGACACGGCGGCGGCCTATCCCGACATCGTCCACCTGGAGAGCATCGGGCAGTCGGTGCTGGGGCGCGAGCTGTGGACGCTGCGCATCAGCGACAACGTGAACGGCGCCGAGGAGGCCGAGCCCGAGGTGCGGCTCTGCGCGAACATCCACGGCAACGAAAAGATCGCCGTCGAGATGAGCCTCTTCCTCCTCGACTACCTGACCAGCAGCTACGGTGTGGCGGGCCACGAGGACGTGACGGACCTGGTGAACAGCACCGAGATCCTCCTGCTGCCCCTCGTGAACCCCGACGGCCACGTGGCCAACACGCGCAGCAACAACCACGGCGTCGACCTGAACCGCAACTTCCCCGTGCCCGACGGCACGATCGGCGGCGACGGCCTCTGGACCGAGGAGCCCGAGACGCAGGCGATCAAGGCCTGGGGCTTCGGCACTCACTGCGTGATCAGCCAGGACAGCCACAGCGGCGCGGTGGTGGTGAACTACCCCTGGGACTACACCTACACGCTGGCCCCCGACAACGACGCGCTGATCGCGCTCTCCGAGGAGTACAGCTACTACAACCTGCCCATGTGGAACGGCGACTGGTTCCACGGCATCACCAACGGGGCGCAGTGGTACGTCACCAAGGGCAGCATGCAGGACTGGGCCTACAACGAGACGGGTGCGCTGCACGTGATCGTCGAGCTCTCGGACAGCTACCAGCCGCCCTCCAGCCAGCTCGAGACCTACTGGGACAACAACCGCGAGAGCTACATGCACTGGATCCGCGCCGCGCGCTACGGCGTGAACGGCCGGGTGACGGACGTCATCACCGGCGATCCCGTGGCGGCCACCGTGAGCGTGGCGGGCATCAGCAAGTCCGTGGTCACCGACCCTGACGTGGGCGACTACTACAAGCTCCTGGACACGGGCACCTACACCGTGCACGTGGAGGCGGACGGCTACCACGCCCAGGACATCCCCGGCGTCACGACCACCTGGGGCGCGCCCACCGTGCTCGACATCCAGCTCGTGCCGGAGAGCACCGGCGTTGCCGAGCCGCCGATGGCGGCGACGCTCGAGGGCAGCTTCCCCAACCCCTTCAATCCCACGACCACGCTGCGCTTCAATCTTGCCCACGGGGGTACCGTCGGGCTCGAGATCCTCGACACGCGCGGGCGGCACGTCCGCCGGCTGCTGGGCGGCGAGGCCCTGAGCGAGGGCTCGCACGAGCTGCTCTGGGATGGCCGCGACGACCACGGCGCCGCGCTGCCCAGCGGGGTCTACTACGCGCGTCTGCGGGTGGAAGGGGTGGCCGAGGACCAGGCGATCAAGCTGCTCATGCTGAAATAGCGAAAGGACGTAC is from Candidatus Latescibacterota bacterium and encodes:
- a CDS encoding carboxypeptidase regulatory-like domain-containing protein, with translation MTMGVTCLRRLACLALCLLAVAPAALAATAIPTDAKGLPLWVPAVWTDFPVEISLPNAEAARALLDAVPLAAFQREDLRPVGDTPYSTALLLRTRVTEDEFAALEAAGVQPLRVRDTEREVQDAIEATWAAQQARGGEDARVGTRGVYHTFAQIEQILQDTAAAYPDIVHLESIGQSVLGRELWTLRISDNVNGAEEAEPEVRLCANIHGNEKIAVEMSLFLLDYLTSSYGVAGHEDVTDLVNSTEILLLPLVNPDGHVANTRSNNHGVDLNRNFPVPDGTIGGDGLWTEEPETQAIKAWGFGTHCVISQDSHSGAVVVNYPWDYTYTLAPDNDALIALSEEYSYYNLPMWNGDWFHGITNGAQWYVTKGSMQDWAYNETGALHVIVELSDSYQPPSSQLETYWDNNRESYMHWIRAARYGVNGRVTDVITGDPVAATVSVAGISKSVVTDPDVGDYYKLLDTGTYTVHVEADGYHAQDIPGVTTTWGAPTVLDIQLVPESTGVAEPPMAATLEGSFPNPFNPTTTLRFNLAHGGTVGLEILDTRGRHVRRLLGGEALSEGSHELLWDGRDDHGAALPSGVYYARLRVEGVAEDQAIKLLMLK